One genomic segment of Panicum virgatum strain AP13 chromosome 2N, P.virgatum_v5, whole genome shotgun sequence includes these proteins:
- the LOC120660007 gene encoding uncharacterized protein LOC120660007 → MPMTYPFSLRSVGLLCYGEHEFVVAGLQVFRSRVTLKMEAELYVLRSSSSCHDDGAENSDKKCLPILYQEEDEDNDLQYWDCNEVVPFKNSLFWVSYDTGILFCDGILGDNPKIYYIRFHPDNFVRDNPLSMCKALYRSLCVTDGGCQLVFVDVARHDATGLGPMAPGTGFTMTLWKLKMTGNSIMPWEWMNDAVVTSAELWAANSSEHLPRKVMMLPLVSLDMRNIVHVVLYGWETGSFSLVTIDLSDKQLLGSVVTYIKSSKEGLCTDDADLVRAKPSFFPHFLPSEFPKFLNLNSIMELKQN, encoded by the exons ATGCCAATGACATACCCGTTTTCTCTGCGATCTGTTGGCCTATTGTGCTATGGTGAACATGAGTTTGTTGTGGCGGGTCTGCAAGTATTCAGGTCTCGTGTAACATTGAAGATGGAAGCTGAGCTGTACGTGCTCCGCTCGTCATCGTCCTGCCATGATGATGGTGCTGAAAATTCGGACAAGAAGTGCCTGCCGATCCTGTACCAAGAAGAGGATGAAGACAACGACTTGCAGTACTGGGATTGCAATGAGGTGGTTCCCTTCAAGAATTCCTTGTTCTGGGTTAGTTATGATACAGGGATCTTATTCTGTGACGGCATCCTTGGAGACAACCCCAAGATCTACTACATCCGTTTTCATCCTGACAACTTTGTCCGCGATAATCCTCTCTCCATGTGCAAGGCGCTGTACCGCAGCTTGTGTGTAACTGATGGTGGTTGTCAGTTGGTATTTGTTGATGTTGCTCGTCATGATGCAACTGGTTTGGGTCCAATGGCCCCTGGAACTGGGTTTACCATGACCTTGTGGAAATTGAAGATGACAGGGAATAGCATCATGCCGTGGGAGTGGATGAATGATGCTGTGGTCACTTCAGCTGAACTGTGGGCTGCAAACAGCTCTGAGCATCTCCCACGTAAGGTTATGATGCTCCCGTTAGTGAGTCTTGATATGCGTAATATTGTGCACGTTGTATTGTATGGATGGGAGACTGGCAGCTTCTCGCTTGTTACCATTGACTTGAGTGACAAGCAATTGCTGGGCTCAGTTGTTACATACATTAAGTCGTCAAAGGAAGGCCTTTGTACTGATGATGCTGATCTGGTCAGGGCAAAGCCAAGCTTCTTCCCACACTTCCTTCCATCAGAGTTCCCCAAGTTTCTGAATCTCAACAG CATTATGGAGCTCAAGCAGAATTGA